The Oncorhynchus nerka isolate Pitt River linkage group LG24, Oner_Uvic_2.0, whole genome shotgun sequence genome has a window encoding:
- the LOC115107287 gene encoding heparan sulfate glucosamine 3-O-sulfotransferase 5-like: MLFKQQALLRQKLFLLGSLAIGSLLYLVARVGSLDRLQPICPIESRLGPPHLPEQFPLRTLQYKRGLLHEIRKGNATKEQIRLHNLVQQLPRAIIIGVRKGGTRALLEMLNLHPAVVKASQEIHFFDNEQNYARGIDWYREKMPFSFLHQITIEKSPAYFITEEVPERIFKMNSSIKLLIIVREPTTRAVSDYTQVLEGKERKNKTYHKFEKLAIDGNTCDVNTKYKAVRTSIYTKHLERWLKFFPVEHFHIVDGDRLITDPLPELQLVERFLNLPSRISRYNLYFNATRGFYCLRFNNVFNKCLAGSKGRIHPEVDPSVVAKLRKFFHPFNQKFYQITGRTFNWP; this comes from the exons ATGCTATTCAAACAGCAGGCGTTGCTGAGACAGAAGCTCTTCTTGTTGGGCAGCCTTGCTATTGGGAGTCTCCTCTATCTAGTGGCCAGGGTTGGGAGCTTGGATAG GCTGCAGCCTATTTGCCCCATAGAGAGCAGACTGGGCCCTCCTCACCTGCCGGAGCAGTTCCCTCTCCGGACCCTGCAGTATAAGCGTGGTCTGCTCCACGAGATCCGCAAGGGCAATGCCACCAAAGAGCAGATCCGCCTGCACAACCTGGTGCAGCAACTGCCCCGGGCCATCATCATCGGAGTGCGCAAGGGCGGCACGCGCGCCCTGCTGGAGATGCTCAACCTGCACCCAGCTGTGGTCAAGGCCTCGCAGGAGATCCACTTCTTTGACAACGAACAGAACTACGCCCGGGGCATCGACTGGTACCGGGAGAAGATGcccttctccttcctccaccaGATCACCATTGAGAAGAGCCCCGCCTACTTCATCACAGAGGAGGTCCCCGAACGCATCTTCAAGATGAACTCCTCCATCAAGCTGTTGATTATTGTGCGTGAGCCCACCACCAGAGCTGTGTCCGACTACACACAGGTGCTGGAGGGCAAGGAGCGTAAGAACAAGACCTACCACAAGTTTGAGAAGCTGGCCATCGACGGCAACACGTGTGATGTGAACACAAAGTATAAGGCGGTACGGACCAGCATTTACACCAAGCACTTGGAGCGCTGGCTGAAGTTCTTCCCCGTGGAACATTTTCACATTGTGGACGGCGACCGTCTGATCACAGACCCGCTGCCTGAGCTGCAGCTCGTCGAGCGCTTCCTCAACCTCCCCTCCAGGATCAGCCGGTATAACCTGTATTTCAATGCCACCAGGGGATTCTACTGCCTGCGATTTAACAATGTCTTCAACAAGTGCCTGGCAGGCAGCAAGGGGCGCATCCACCCTGAGGTGGACCCCTCAGTGGTGGCCAAACTGAGGAAGTTCTTCCACCCCTTCAATCAGAAGTTTTATCAGATTACTGGGAGGACGTTCAACTGGCCCTGA
- the LOC115107669 gene encoding myristoylated alanine-rich C-kinase substrate-like, whose protein sequence is MGAQFSKTAANGETAVEKPGEAAASPTKTNGQENGHVKVNGDASPAAAEAGKEVQANGSTTAEEAPKEEAAPAEVAAVDGVKTENAETVSPAAEGEATKPEGATASTSNETPKKKKKRFSFKKSFKLSGFSFKKTKKETGDGAEGEEAAASTEEAKAETAEAPEVTAEGEEAKPAEGEAAPAAAEEEAKEAASPAEAKPEETAAPAEEARVAQATEEPKAEEKPAEPAAAEEAPISEEAVPATEAASSPEAPVTAEAAVE, encoded by the exons ATGGGAGCGCAATTCTCCAAGACAGCTGCAAATGGCGAAACCGCGGTTGAAAAGCCTGGAGAGGCTGCGGCTTCACCAACCAAGACCAATGGACAG GAAAATGGCCATGTGAAAGTGAATGGGGATGCCTCTCCTGCAGCTGCCGAGGCAGGCAAGGAGGTGCAGGCCAATGGCAGCACCACAGCTGAGGAGGCTCCAAAAGAGGAGGCTGCACCTGCAGAAGTGGCGGCAGTAGATGGGGTGAAGACAGAGAATGCAGAGACTGTGTCTCCAGCAGCCGAGGGTGAGGCCACCAAGCCGGAGGGAGCCACGGCTTCAACCAGCAACGAGACccccaaaaagaagaagaagcgcTTCTCATTCAAAAAGTCCTTCAAGCTCAGTGGCTTCTCCTTCAAGAAAACCAAAAAGGAGACTGGCGATGGGGCAGAGGGTGAGGAGGCTGCTGCATCCACTGAGGAGGCCAAGGCTGAGACAGCAGAGGCCCCAGAGGTCACGGCAGAGGGTGAGGAGGCCAAGCCTGCTGAGGGAGAGGCTGCACCTGCTGCTGCTGAGGAGGAGGCCAAGGAAGCAGCTAGCCCTGCAGAGGCCAAGCCTGAGGAAACAGCGGCCCCTGCTGAGGAGGCCAGGGTAGCCCAAGCCACTGAGGAGCCAAAGGCAGAAGAAAAGCCAGCTGAGCCTGCTGCTGCAGAGGAAGCACCCATCTCGGAGGAGGCTGTACCTGCAACAGAGGCTGCATCCAGTCCAGAAGCCCCCGTTACTGCAGAGGCCGCTGTTGAGTAA